In Megalobrama amblycephala isolate DHTTF-2021 linkage group LG9, ASM1881202v1, whole genome shotgun sequence, the sequence AACATCGTCATGAAAAAAGGAAACATTCACTTGCTGCTAACCATCTTCTGTCCATATGTAGGAAACTGTGCCACAGGACTGCTCTGATACGTCACAGAAGATGGGGTCATAGGTGGCTGAGGAGGAGTCCACTGACTGAGGTGTGAGGCAGTGAGGAAGAGTGATGGTGGAGAGGTTAGGGAGTTCCTTTTCCCATGAAAGCCAGGCTTCTAGGAAATCATGGGGGAGATTTGGGTCAAAACAGCTCATTTTTATCAGTTCTTGTTTTGGGGTCGTTATATTTCGCATAGATTTCTGCTTGTtctaaatcagatacagataaagtAGTAAGGattacatttatatgaatgcattagtGAGAGAGCAATGTGTGAATTAATTCTATACCAGCGTCTCTCTAGTAgtagtgaagctgtgggttttaTTAACTAAGAAATATATGTTAGAACGTTTCAGTTTCTTAGCTATTTTACTGAGAAATCACAGAATAGTGTTGACAATACATTTCTGCGCTTCTGAATGATTTTGTGTGACCGGTCTGCGCGTGATGTATGAGTCTACAAGTTatactgaatgtgtgtgtgtttcagtgagGCACGCATTAGTTTAGAACGGCGATTATAATCACACATCTCTTGTGGAGCACTCTCGGAGTATGCAttcatttgtcattttggaAACAGAGCATAAATGTGGACTTCAAAGATTTCTTATACTGTTGTTCCCTCTATAGGACCAGCGACTTGTTGGTGCAACCCCTACTGTAAAGCACTTTACCACGGATTTGTAAAATGGACTCTTCAAATGCAGTTTGACTGGACTGTTAATAAAACCCGAACAGAAACTGCTCCATTAAAGCTAAATGGGTTAACACGTTTACCTACCACTTGCATTGTGGCTTAAGCATAATCGATTTAGGAATGTTTAAGAACGTATGTGCATGTTATATTATCTTCCTCAGAGGGACATTATCTGCACTACAAGTTTACAGCCATTTCCACAGCATCCCCAGAGTTCAGTGCTGAGATTGTTGCTGATGGAAGACGGATCAAACACTTCAATAATGAAGAAAGAGTCTGGATTCTGACTGAAGATGACTGGACTGAACCTCCAGATCCACCTGATCCTAGAGACTGGTTCATTCATCAGATCAGGACTCTGACAAACTGCACAAACTCACAGTGTTCTGGTGAGATTCATGATTTACTCTCATTCATTATCAGACATTATATTCACTGTAAGTTTGTCATGAGTGTTGTTCTGTGATTGTAGAGCTTCATGTTCTTCAGAGAATAATTGGCTGTGAACTGGAGAAACTTCCTGATGGAACAGTGAATCTGACTGTCTTTGATGAATATGGATTTGATGGAGAGGATTTTATATCCTTTAATTCTGACACTATGAAGTGGATTGATAAAAACCCCAAAGCCAAAGAAACTAAAGAGAAATGGGATCATCAAACAGGACGAAACCAGTTCATCAAGGATTACCTCAAGAGCTGCATGAACTGGATCTCgacatttatcaacacaaaaCAGAGTAAGTTCTGATGAGATCAGTTTAATTGTCCCTGgtctttctctgtgtgtgtgtgtgtgtgtgtgtatttgtctgAAATTGACACCGCAGCAGCCCCTCGCAGCCAAAACAGATCTTAGAATTTGAAATTGTCAAAATTTTACAGTACTTTGGTTTAAATTGTGTCATTTTATATTGCATGCATGCAATATCATTCAGTCCAGGGTTTCGTCCATATGCAGGTTTCTCTACAATATTATTAGATGcaattgtgtgtgttttgtaaatataaataataatgagaaaACATGAAGAATACTACTCTTTTCACATGGGAGCCACTGAATTCTTGATGTTCATTTGTTAATTACTATATActatacattattattttctgCTCCAGGTTCTCCAGATGTTCATGTCTCTGTGAGGAAAACTCCTGATCACGGTAAGCTGGTTCTGACGTGTCTGGCCACTGGTTTCTACCCCAGAGATGTTCAGATGAACATTAGATTGAACAGAAACATCCTTGAGGATCAAACATCTTCAGGAATCAGACCAAATGATGATGAAACCTTTCAGATGAGAATCAGTGTGAAGATCGACAGAAACCATGAAGGATCTTATGACTGTCTGCTCATTCACAGCAGTCTGACTGAACCAGTTTCAGTAAAATGGGGTAAATATCATAATAAATTGGGTAGATACGGTCTTTATACACTAACAGTGTGTTTGCATCAATAACATATGGAACTTCAATAATgctatattaatattacttgCAACAAACAATTACAGTTAAACTAAAGTTCAAgagtttaaaagcatttttttaattttgcagATGGAAAATGTTCTGACTGTGAAACGGACTATACGTGGAATTTTATAGCAGGAGCAGCTGCTGTTCTAGTTGTAGTTctcgctgtgattggttgcttcATCTACAAAAGCAGAAGGTCAAATGGTTAGTTATGAATGTTCAACACTGTTGCTTTAAATGtcttgtttttaaagtattagttcactttcaaatgaaaattaccccaagctcaccatcaagccatcctaggtgtatatgactctcttctttctgatgaacacaatcagagttatgttattaaatatcctgacgcatctgagctttataatggcagtgagcgataccaatgagtatgagctgaagaaagtgtctccatccacatccatacatcataaacatattccacaccgGCTCttgagggttaataaaggccttctgaagcgaagcaatgtgtttgtgtaaaaaaaattcatatttaacaagttatgaagtaaaatatctagcttccaccagaccaccttccatattcttcagaaagcttacgctgtacgtcctacgccttccctattcaacttacagaactCACTCGacgccagttctgtttttttccataatttgaatacagaaggcattctggcagaagctagatatatTACTtcataaatatggatattattttttacacaaacgcatcgcttcacttcagaaggtctttattaa encodes:
- the LOC125275896 gene encoding H-2 class I histocompatibility antigen, alpha chain-like isoform X2, with product MFHAISFTNIFFIYVVMIWFMFYPGLSDAHQEGHYLHYKFTAISTASPEFSAEIVADGRRIKHFNNEERVWILTEDDWTEPPDPPDPRDWFIHQIRTLTNCTNSQCSELHVLQRIIGCELEKLPDGTVNLTVFDEYGFDGEDFISFNSDTMKWIDKNPKAKETKEKWDHQTGRNQFIKDYLKSCMNWISTFINTKQSSPDVHVSVRKTPDHGKLVLTCLATGFYPRDVQMNIRLNRNILEDQTSSGIRPNDDETFQMRISVKIDRNHEGSYDCLLIHSSLTEPVSVKWDGKCSDCETDYTWNFIAGAAAVLVVVLAVIGCFIYKSRRSNADRVLVRDDCDEYNLHTYSPSPGTDKWT
- the LOC125275896 gene encoding H-2 class I histocompatibility antigen, alpha chain-like isoform X3, which gives rise to MFLLIFILFNSFPRDAQQEGHYLHYKFTAISTASPEFSAEIVADGRRIKHFNNEERVWILTEDDWTEPPDPPDPRDWFIHQIRTLTNCTNSQCSELHVLQRIIGCELEKLPDGTVNLTVFDEYGFDGEDFISFNSDTMKWIDKNPKAKETKEKWDHQTGRNQFIKDYLKSCMNWISTFINTKQSSPDVHVSVRKTPDHGKLVLTCLATGFYPRDVQMNIRLNRNILEDQTSSGIRPNDDETFQMRISVKIDRNHEGSYDCLLIHSSLTEPVSVKWDGKCSDCETDYTWNFIAGAAAVLVVVLAVIGCFIYKSRRSNADRVLVRDDCDEYNLHTYSPSPGTDKWT
- the LOC125275896 gene encoding H-2 class I histocompatibility antigen, alpha chain-like isoform X6 — encoded protein: MFTVLTKADTFPEFSAVIVADDRRIKHFSDEERVWILTEDDWTEPPKDPPDPRNWFLHQIRTLSNCTNSQCSELHVLQRIIGCELEKLPDGTVNLTVFDEYGFDGEDFISFNSDTMKWIDKNPKAKETKEKWDHQTGRNQFIKDYLKSCMNWISTFINTKQSSPDVHVSVRKTPDHGKLVLTCLATGFYPRDVQMNIRLNRNILEDQTSSGIRPNDDETFQMRISVKIDRNHEGSYDCLLIHSSLTEPVSVKWDGKCSDCETDYTWNFIAGAAAVLVVVLAVIGCFIYKSRRSNADRVLVRDDCDEYNLHTYSPSPGTDKWT
- the LOC125275896 gene encoding H-2 class I histocompatibility antigen, alpha chain-like isoform X1; this encodes MTNMFHTISFKNIFFINAVIVGIISHSCLSDALQEKHFLHYMFTVLTKADTFPEFSAVIVADDRRIKHFSDEERVWILTEDDWTEPPKDPPDPRNWFLHQIRTLSNCTNSQCSELHVLQRIIGCELEKLPDGTVNLTVFDEYGFDGEDFISFNSDTMKWIDKNPKAKETKEKWDHQTGRNQFIKDYLKSCMNWISTFINTKQSSPDVHVSVRKTPDHGKLVLTCLATGFYPRDVQMNIRLNRNILEDQTSSGIRPNDDETFQMRISVKIDRNHEGSYDCLLIHSSLTEPVSVKWDGKCSDCETDYTWNFIAGAAAVLVVVLAVIGCFIYKSRRSNADRVLVRDDCDEYNLHTYSPSPGTDKWT